In Chloroflexia bacterium SDU3-3, one DNA window encodes the following:
- a CDS encoding NTP transferase domain-containing protein translates to MKAVVMAGGEGSRLRPLTISRPKPMVPIVDRPVMEHIIELLKKHNITEIVVTVQYLANVIQDHFGDGSAFGVHIDYSLEDQPLGTAGSVKNAEHLLREPFLVISGDALTDFDLTKIIAAHDASGSMATITLTRVPNPLEYGVVIMDEQNNIRQFLEKPSWGEVFSDTVNTGIYVLDPKVLKYIEKGKPTDWSKDVFPSMLRRKDPIKGYIAEGYWTDVGTIDEYMRASRDYMSGKVNLPRVGHLLDGEIWLDGDAEIAPDAQLYGPVYLGHGVKIKGGVIVHGPTAIRDYTVVDTRATIDRSIIWRNSYIGERAELRGAIVLRQCNIKSRSVLFEGVVVGDQTIINAGAVIGANVKIWPSKEVDEGATISSSIIWGSQGRRVLFGRNGITGLVNIDLTPEFCAKLGAAFGTTLPQGSTVLMNRDAHYTPRMLKRAMLAGLSSSGITIADIHSVPIPVARFMTKASGAAGGIHVRLSPFDNRVVDIKFFEPQGLDIDTATERKIEGVFFREDYRRVYLDEIGRISDGEDIESIYTDAFFAALRDDALARITKNFKLVVDYANSNPSPILANILRRLGADVVELNANLDDTRIFQTTQQFEEGMERLARITPVLDASIGARIDSGGEKLFLVDNTGKHVPGVQALLALTALTMAVNGGGSVAVPVTAPRAFEQIAARYGGKIVRTRATLSALMRTASQNRDMHLLGDGQGNYIFPHFFPVADGLFAIVKIMELLALHDLPLSEVIAGLPSYHIDQTRVPCRWEYKGKVMRILNQQYQDRKLEQIDGIKIDLGDEWVLILPDTDGPFFHVIAEGATDDHARVLTEKYAGLVAGLQ, encoded by the coding sequence ATGAAGGCTGTGGTCATGGCCGGTGGCGAGGGCTCGCGGTTACGCCCGCTCACGATCAGCCGCCCCAAACCGATGGTACCTATCGTTGACAGACCGGTGATGGAGCACATCATCGAGCTGCTCAAGAAACATAACATCACCGAGATCGTCGTCACCGTGCAGTACCTCGCCAACGTCATCCAAGATCACTTTGGCGACGGCTCGGCGTTCGGCGTGCATATCGACTACTCGCTCGAAGACCAGCCGCTGGGCACCGCAGGCAGCGTCAAAAATGCCGAGCACCTGCTCCGAGAGCCGTTCCTCGTCATCTCCGGCGACGCGCTCACCGACTTCGACCTCACCAAGATCATCGCCGCCCACGACGCCAGCGGCTCTATGGCCACCATCACGCTCACCCGCGTGCCCAACCCGCTGGAGTACGGCGTGGTGATCATGGACGAGCAGAACAACATCCGCCAGTTTCTCGAAAAGCCCAGCTGGGGCGAGGTCTTCTCCGACACCGTCAACACCGGCATCTACGTGCTCGACCCCAAGGTGCTGAAGTATATCGAGAAGGGCAAGCCCACCGACTGGTCGAAGGACGTGTTCCCATCCATGCTGCGGCGCAAAGACCCGATCAAGGGCTATATCGCCGAGGGCTACTGGACCGACGTGGGCACGATCGATGAGTATATGCGGGCCAGCCGCGACTATATGTCGGGCAAGGTGAACCTGCCGCGCGTGGGCCACCTGCTGGATGGCGAGATCTGGCTGGATGGCGACGCCGAGATCGCCCCCGACGCCCAGCTGTACGGGCCGGTGTACCTGGGCCACGGCGTGAAGATCAAGGGCGGCGTGATCGTGCACGGCCCCACGGCCATCCGCGACTACACCGTGGTGGACACCCGCGCCACCATCGACCGCTCGATCATCTGGCGCAACTCCTACATCGGCGAGCGGGCCGAGCTGCGCGGAGCGATCGTGCTGCGCCAGTGCAACATCAAGAGCCGCTCGGTGCTGTTCGAGGGCGTGGTGGTGGGCGACCAGACAATCATCAACGCCGGGGCGGTGATCGGCGCGAATGTGAAGATCTGGCCTTCCAAAGAGGTGGATGAGGGCGCGACAATCAGCTCCAGCATCATCTGGGGCTCGCAGGGGCGGCGCGTGCTGTTCGGGCGCAACGGCATCACCGGCCTGGTGAACATCGACCTGACGCCCGAGTTCTGCGCCAAGCTGGGCGCGGCGTTCGGCACCACGCTGCCGCAGGGCTCCACCGTGCTGATGAACCGCGACGCCCACTACACGCCGCGCATGCTCAAGCGCGCCATGCTGGCGGGCCTCTCCTCATCCGGCATCACCATCGCCGACATCCACAGCGTGCCCATCCCCGTGGCCCGCTTTATGACCAAGGCTAGCGGCGCGGCGGGCGGCATCCACGTGCGGCTCTCGCCCTTCGACAACCGCGTGGTGGACATCAAGTTCTTCGAGCCGCAGGGCCTCGACATCGACACCGCCACCGAGCGCAAGATCGAGGGCGTGTTCTTCCGCGAGGACTACCGCCGGGTCTACCTGGATGAGATCGGGCGGATCAGCGACGGCGAGGACATCGAGAGCATCTACACCGACGCGTTCTTCGCCGCGCTGCGCGACGACGCGCTGGCCCGCATCACCAAAAACTTCAAGCTGGTGGTCGACTACGCCAACTCCAACCCGTCGCCCATCCTGGCCAACATCCTGCGCCGCCTGGGGGCCGATGTGGTGGAGCTGAACGCCAACCTCGATGACACGCGGATCTTCCAGACCACCCAGCAGTTCGAGGAGGGAATGGAGCGGCTGGCCCGGATCACGCCCGTGCTGGATGCCAGCATCGGCGCGCGGATCGACAGCGGCGGCGAGAAGCTGTTTTTGGTGGACAACACCGGCAAGCACGTGCCAGGCGTGCAGGCCCTGCTGGCGCTGACCGCGCTGACCATGGCCGTGAACGGCGGCGGCAGCGTGGCGGTGCCCGTCACCGCGCCGCGCGCCTTCGAGCAGATCGCCGCGCGCTACGGCGGCAAGATCGTGCGCACCCGCGCCACGCTCTCGGCGCTGATGCGCACCGCCTCGCAGAACCGCGACATGCACCTGCTGGGCGATGGCCAGGGCAACTACATCTTCCCGCACTTCTTCCCAGTGGCCGATGGCCTGTTTGCGATCGTGAAGATCATGGAGCTGCTGGCGCTGCACGATCTGCCGCTCTCCGAGGTGATCGCGGGGCTGCCATCCTACCACATCGACCAGACGCGCGTGCCCTGCCGCTGGGAGTACAAGGGCAAGGTGATGCGCATCCTCAACCAGCAGTACCAGGACCGCAAGCTGGAGCAGATCGACGGGATCAAGATCGACCTAGGCGACGAGTGGGTGCTCATCCTGCCCGACACCGATGGGCCGTTCTTCCACGTGATCGCCGAGGGCGCGACCGACGACCACGCCCGCGTGCTGACCGAGAAGTACGCCGGGCTGGTGGCGGGCCTGCAGTAG
- a CDS encoding S8 family serine peptidase — translation MSSHTLFLSCAIALSIVPIAPLQGQPQPSAGTGGALNAAAAVDHVLVRTSGGAPQVAGATHLFGSWYSVPLVAGISAGARAQEIGALPNVELTQPDYTIQISDMASASLQSDVNDPYYGYQWHLRATNAPAVWPTTTGAGAVVAVLDTGIASAAPDMGCHSFVSPYSAITGEASLAAAQDDNGHGTHVAGTVAECSGNGQGGAGMAGSATLMPVKVCNAFGGCSMSDIAEGIIWASSHGAGVINLSLGTNCAGVGSGLWPDCSAGIVNDAIAMATAADVLIVAAAGNASQSVVSFPANHPDVLAVAALDALDAPAPYTNTGSAIGIAAPGGNMGADATGDGYGDGVLQQTLGSACGSASAFAYCFMQGTSMASPHVAGAAALLRAAAPSASRAQVRQALEQGAQDLGAAGFDATYGYGALRVDTALARLYQLTSATPTPTATAPASTPTATAPASTPTPTATAPASTPTPTATAPASTPTPTATAPASTPTATAPASTPTPTATPGLPVPSITALLPDALQVGDAPRVITVAGEGFGAGSAVLWDGEPRDTAYVGDDRLTFTTAAGDTAAVGWHSVQVTAAGGISVAWLVPVNAQPVDVAAPAIPGEEVRASVETPDGPVTVAFGGLVGAGSLQVAAHHGAAAATAGVIKGLPSYFELAEQQLSFHTAQVCFPYQDADLAAAGLAEGDLRLWHFAEGAWHDITVSHDLAANRICGTTASFSPFVLGTAVDSHIYLPLLQR, via the coding sequence ATGTCATCTCACACCCTCTTCCTTTCGTGTGCTATTGCCCTGTCCATCGTCCCTATCGCCCCCCTGCAGGGGCAGCCGCAGCCCTCGGCTGGCACGGGCGGCGCGCTCAACGCCGCAGCGGCGGTTGACCACGTGCTGGTGCGCACCTCGGGCGGCGCGCCCCAGGTGGCCGGGGCCACCCATCTGTTCGGATCGTGGTACTCGGTGCCGCTGGTGGCGGGCATCAGCGCGGGCGCGCGCGCGCAGGAGATCGGTGCGCTGCCCAATGTGGAGCTGACCCAGCCCGACTACACCATCCAGATCAGCGACATGGCCAGCGCCTCCCTGCAGTCCGACGTGAACGACCCCTACTACGGCTACCAGTGGCACCTGCGCGCCACCAACGCCCCGGCGGTGTGGCCCACCACCACCGGCGCTGGCGCGGTGGTGGCCGTGCTCGACACCGGCATCGCCAGCGCCGCGCCCGACATGGGCTGCCACAGCTTTGTGTCGCCCTACAGCGCCATCACCGGCGAGGCCAGCCTGGCAGCGGCGCAGGATGACAACGGCCACGGCACCCACGTGGCGGGCACGGTGGCCGAGTGTAGCGGCAACGGCCAGGGCGGCGCGGGCATGGCCGGCAGCGCCACACTGATGCCGGTCAAGGTCTGCAATGCGTTTGGCGGCTGCAGCATGTCGGACATCGCCGAGGGGATTATCTGGGCCAGCTCACACGGTGCGGGCGTGATCAACCTGTCGCTGGGCACCAACTGCGCCGGGGTCGGCTCGGGGCTGTGGCCCGACTGCTCGGCGGGCATTGTGAATGACGCCATCGCGATGGCCACCGCCGCCGATGTGCTGATCGTAGCGGCGGCGGGCAACGCCAGCCAGAGCGTGGTCTCCTTCCCCGCCAACCACCCCGACGTGTTGGCCGTGGCCGCGCTGGATGCGCTGGATGCGCCCGCGCCGTACACCAACACCGGCAGCGCGATCGGCATTGCTGCGCCCGGCGGCAACATGGGCGCGGATGCCACCGGCGACGGCTACGGCGACGGCGTGCTGCAGCAGACCCTGGGGTCGGCGTGCGGCTCGGCCAGCGCGTTCGCCTACTGCTTCATGCAGGGCACGTCGATGGCCAGCCCGCATGTGGCGGGCGCGGCGGCGCTGCTGCGGGCTGCGGCCCCCTCGGCGAGCCGCGCTCAGGTTCGCCAGGCCCTTGAGCAGGGCGCGCAGGATCTGGGCGCGGCGGGCTTTGATGCGACCTATGGCTATGGCGCGCTGCGTGTGGATACCGCGCTGGCTCGGCTCTACCAGCTGACTTCGGCAACGCCCACGCCGACGGCGACCGCGCCAGCATCCACGCCGACGGCGACTGCGCCAGCATCCACGCCCACGCCGACGGCGACCGCGCCAGCATCCACGCCCACACCCACGGCGACCGCGCCAGCCTCTACGCCCACACCCACGGCGACCGCGCCAGCATCCACACCCACGGCGACCGCGCCAGCCTCTACGCCCACGCCCACGGCGACACCTGGGCTACCGGTGCCCAGCATTACGGCGCTGCTGCCCGATGCGCTGCAGGTGGGCGACGCACCGCGCGTTATCACGGTTGCGGGCGAGGGCTTCGGCGCGGGCAGCGCCGTGCTCTGGGATGGCGAGCCGCGCGATACGGCCTACGTGGGCGACGACCGCCTGACCTTTACCACCGCCGCAGGCGACACCGCGGCGGTTGGCTGGCACAGCGTGCAGGTGACGGCGGCGGGCGGCATATCGGTGGCCTGGCTGGTGCCGGTCAACGCGCAGCCGGTGGATGTTGCGGCCCCAGCCATACCAGGCGAGGAGGTCCGCGCCTCGGTGGAGACGCCAGATGGGCCGGTGACGGTGGCGTTCGGCGGGCTTGTGGGCGCTGGGTCGCTTCAGGTTGCGGCGCACCATGGCGCGGCGGCTGCGACCGCTGGGGTGATCAAGGGGCTGCCGAGCTACTTCGAGCTTGCCGAGCAGCAGCTGAGCTTCCACACCGCGCAGGTCTGCTTCCCCTATCAGGATGCCGATCTGGCCGCCGCTGGGCTGGCCGAGGGCGACCTGCGGCTCTGGCACTTTGCCGAGGGCGCGTGGCACGACATCACCGTATCGCATGATCTGGCGGCGAATCGGATCTGCGGCACCACCGCCAGCTTCTCGCCGTTTGTGCTGGGCACGGCGGTCGATTCGCACATCTACCTGCCGCTGCTGCAGCGCTAG